ATGTGCTGGGAGCAGGGTGGTCACCTCCAGATCAATAAACAAAGGGAAAACACACTAAGTAATTCTGATTGATGCTCAGCCACTTGTTAATAGacagaatgtttgtgtcccccttccccgccccctccAATTCACGATGAAACCTAATCCCCAAAGTGCTGGTATTTGGAagtgggacctttgggaggtgatgaggtcaCAAGGGCAGTCCTCACAAACAGAACTCATGAAACATACTCACAAACATGTCCTCATAAAGGACGCCCCAGAGAGCTCCCCAGCCCTTCCATCATGGAAGGACACAGCAAACAGATGGCCATCTGTGGACCAGGAAGGGGCTTCATCAGACATCCTACCAGGGTCTTGATCCTGGactttccagtctccagaactgtgagacagctGTTTATAAACAAATCACTTAGTGACATTACAGCCGACTAAACTGACTCACCACTTCATTAAAATATGTTGTCAATCCTTCCTTGAATAGCACAGGTTTGAACTTCACAGGTCCACTTACAtgcatgtttttaataaatacaacctgccctctgtattttgttttgcaTCAGCAGATTCAACCAACCGTGGATGCAAATTTtcatccatggttggttgaatctgagaATGCAAAAGCCTCAGAAACGGAGGGCCAACTGTACATTATTTTCTGTAAGGAACTTGAGCATTCGTGGATTTTAGTTTATGTGGGGGCTCCTGGAAACTCATGAGAGAAAAGAGTAATTGTGTGCCAGATTCTCTACCTGCAGTCTTATCCTCACAACAGCCTTGAGAGAGGGATGacctgttcccattttacagataagactGGGGCTCAGAAAGAAGTACCTTTTTAAAGTCACATAATTAATTGCcaagtggaggtgacagaattcaaGCCCACTAATCTTGTGTTAGCCAAGTATTGGCCACCAGATGATGAACGAACTTCTCAAACACCTGGAATGTTGAGAAACAGCAAGTGTTTTAGGCTTTCTGGGACATGAAATCTCTGCCTTAACTACTTAACTCCACTATTTTAGTACAAAATCAGCTACACATGACATGTAAATAATGAGTGAGGCCCAGTTCCAATTAAACACTATTTACAGAACAAGGTGGTGGGTCCGGGCAAGTTTGTCAACTCCTGCTTCAGGTTGTTAATCCGGGTATCAAGTGATGAGGGCTGAGCTCCTTTTTATTTTGTCCTATGTCAGCCATTCTCCTAGTTTCATCTCTCAAGAGTTCCACctctttaaatgattaaaaaaaaaaaagcctctcctTAGTCCTTTACACTCTATTTCCTATTGTTTTGGTTTCCACTATTGCTGGCTTTAGACCTGACCTTGATCTCTATTACCCCACTTTAaactcttcctctccttttcctcaATGATAGAACTAAGGTATACAGAGGGAATGATGAGAACTGTAAGGAGTAATGGGGATAACGTGGAGGGGAAAAGCGTGGGCTGGCTGTTGAGTGTTCATCAAGGACAGGAtttaggagaagagagaggaaatctgcaaatgtttcttctttcttttctataatcTTATCCCAGTCTctgtaacaattaaaaaaaagtctgtaacAAGACATTTGTGTGGTGTCctgctaaatatttatttgaactcTTGCTTTTGTGTTTCCATCCCACTACAAGGTCTTTGGTCACCCATGTAACTTATGTCAAGATCAGTGTGGCTCTTTGCCTTTTCTACCTTCTCCAGGGCTCTGGGATATGACAAAGACCAATACACAGAACGACGACAAAAAAATGTGCATAACATGAGGTCTGAGGATACTTCTTGTGCCTCGGAGCTGCTCCAGGTCTTCTTCTTGCCTGGGGCTCTAAATGGAACAGCACACTGAATCAGTCAACTTTCTAGACTCTCCATATCCCAGGGGCTTTTTCTCAAAGTGACAAAACTTACTTTACACACAGCAGAATGAGGTAAAGGGGTGAAATCTCCCTAATTCTGTATTACAGAAAACCAAGGATTCATTCAATGTCAAAGATAAGGAAAGAgggacctgaaaaaaaaaaactacagttaAGGTTCCAACTCTTTCTCTATCTCAAGGTCACTTCCAAGAAGTGTGAAGTGAGGATGTACCCAGCAGAGGGGTAATAACCATCTAAGTGTCAGCCTAATCTATGTGGGCATAACTCAGACCCCATTTGTTCATCAACTGAGACAGCAGCCTTTGGGGCTGGGAGGGAAGCCAGAGTGTATTTCAActctaatatttaaatttttatagttaATGTAAAAGAAACGACATTTTCCAGATAGCTGGGTGTCCACTTTGGATTTGAAAATAAACAGCTCTGTGTCTTCCCGATAATTGAGGATATGAACCCTCAGCCTCACCTACAAGATAAGGACATTCTTACACAGTGAGATGGAGTAACAGGCTTTGGCATGACAAAGAGGGGGAACTGGACTTCACAATGACTGTATTGCTATCCACTGCCAAGGACTTTCTAAATTTCTACAAAAGAGCATTATGGGTAGTGGGATGGTGGTTTAGGGATCAACTTTTAAGATTTCTGGCTGGAAGCATTCAGAATGATCAAATCAACGGATAGAAGAAACATTCTGTTTACGGCTCAAAACTACTGTGTTATGTGAGTAGAATTAGATGCACACAGAACTGTTTCTCAGGTAGCATTTTTTGGGTCTTCCTCCTAAACCACTCAGGTATTTAACACAGCAATaacaccaacttacattcctttGCACTCAAGTCATTTTTCAGGGCTGCTCTTCCATGTGAATCCTTTGATGTCTGATGAGGGATGAACTGCACTTAAAGCTCTTCCCACACTCATTACACCTGTAGGGTTTCTCCCCAGTATGAGTTCTCTGGTGTTGAATAAGGGCTGACGAATGAATGAAGGCTTTGCTACACTCGTTACATTTGTATGGTTTCTTGCCAATATGAATTCTTTGATGTTTAGCGAAATTGGAGCTCCGGCTGAAGGTTTTCCCACACTCGTGACACTCgtagggtttctctcctgtgtgaatcCTTTGATGCTGGACAAGATGTGTGCTCTGACTGAAGGTCTTTCCACATTCGCTGCACTCATAgggtttttctccagtgtgaaccCTCTGATGTTTGGTAAGCGACGAGCAGTGGCTAAAGGCTTTCCCACACTCCTggcatttgtaaggtttctctccagtgtgagttcTTTGATGTTTAATGAGTGCTGAGGAATGAATGAAGGCTTTATCACACTCGTTACATTCATAGGGCTTCACCCCCGTGTGGATCAGCTGGTGCTGCACAAGGTGGGTGCTTCGATTAAAGCCTTTCCCACACTCGCCGCACTCATACGGTCTCTCTCCAATGTGAATCCTCTGATGAATGGCAAGGGATGCACTTTCGGTGAAGGCTTTTTTGCACTCACTGCACTCGAAGAGAATTCTTGTGTGAGTTCTCTGATGTTTGGTTAAATTAGCCCTGTGGCTGAAAGATTTCCCACAGTCTGCACAGCTGTAGGGCTTCTCCCCTGTATGGACCCTCTGGTGTCGAATAAGCACCGAGTGATAAGTGAAGAGTTCACCACAGTCATTGCATTTATgaggtttcttttctttataggtcctctgctttttcattaagGTAGATTTCTGTTTCAGTCTTTTTTCGAGGGTGTGGAAAGCATAGGGTCCTTTGGGAACTCTGTCTTGAGTGAGAAGGACTGACTTCTGGCCTAGGGTTTTCCAGTAAACGTCGTGCTCAGGGGCTCTCTCTTCTGGGAGTGAATTCATGTGGGTGAACATTCCTCTCCAGTGTCTCTCCTGACTTCCCTGCTGATTCTCCAACCAGTCTTTACAGTCAAGAGTTGTTTCTGTGCTAGAGTCACAGACACTGTCCCTTGTCAGCCTGTCTATGACTGCAACCTGGCATgattcttctttggaaaaatcttGCACTGAAGTTGAATCCTTGCTTCTGGGACTAGTCTCCGAGTCTGAAAGAAATTGGAAATGTAAATTTCCTTCGTCTTCTGAGTTTTGACAAAATGGCAGTTCTGTAATGGGTCAGAGTTAATGAAGGTGAAAGGCACAGCTTCAATGAGGAAGTGGATTTGACTCTTGGAAGATGATTTGCAAAGAGAAGCAAATGGAGGGGAATGAAAGTACAGAGTTATGCAGATAAATCAGTACACAATCTGACCCAGGAGGCAGAATAGGGCAAAAGATGACCAGAAAGACAAGAGGAGGGATGGAGAGGAAGTGCTATATTGCTGGATGAGCAGGAAACGAGTATCCCAGATCAGGACAGGGGAGGAACAGCCTCTAACAGAACATCAAGTGCTGTCTATCAGAAACAGCCAGGCAGTCACCACCTTGGTGCAGGCACAGTGATGACTTCTAAGTTTCCAGTCACCCAGCCTTACTCAATCCTACTATGCActccattttcagtttaaaatCTCCCCTAAGAATGCATTTATAATGTCTCTATTCAAAAATCTATGACCTCCCTAAGATATAATggcaaatatattaaattatacctGCACAAGGCTAAACATTACAACACTAATTGAGGTAGCAAAACTGGTAACATCTCAAATACTCCACTATAGAGAACTGATTAAATCATGgtgtatacacacaatggagtatgtgcaacttaaaaaaatagattgaTCACTACATAATTGCTAGGAGGTGATCTTCAGGATACATTAAATAGACTTAAAAAACCCcagctcaggatggggaacacatgtacactcatggcggattcaagtcaatgtatggcaaaaccaatacaatattgtgaagtgaaataaataaataaaaacaaaacaaaacaaaaaaacccccagcAAACTAGAAAGGAGTGTGTTTGGTTTGCTACTTTGAGAGATATAGATACTATCGACATATTTGGTTACATTTTCCAAAATCAAGGACAGATACATGAAATACTAGTAAATAAGATTACCTACAGAGAGAGCAACAGAATACAAGAGAACAGGGACAGTAGCCAACCTCTCTGAATATATCTACTATACATCTATTAgaatttttatgttaaatatgaaattataaagccaaaataatttataaagagtatagttccaaagaataaataaatagttcaGTGAAATCCATTTGACCAGATAAATTCTTGGTTGCCTAAAAAAAGgtctggtaggaaaaaaaaaagtctggtagcttgataggtggacttcccaggtggctcagtggtgaagaatctgtctgaaatgaaagagacaggggttcaatccctggcttgggaagatctcctggaggagtaaatggcaacccactccagtattcttacctgggaaagcccatggacagagaagcctggtgggttaatggggtcgcaaaagagatatgatttagcaactaaacaataacaaacaacaaaaaatgaaacagaagagcaatttcagaaacaaaatcaAGTATATAAAGGAATTAAGGACAATACAAAGGTGGAATTTCAGTCAGTGAACTAAAGATAAttagtttttaaagcaaatggTCCTGTGACTTAttaaacattcagaagacaagTTAGATCTGTCTCATTCCACACAGCCAGATGAACTTGGTTCATTTATCTACTCATCTATCTGTTCATTCAA
This portion of the Bubalus bubalis isolate 160015118507 breed Murrah chromosome 3, NDDB_SH_1, whole genome shotgun sequence genome encodes:
- the ZNF286A gene encoding zinc finger protein 286A translates to METDVAETPGKRALPPQDSPFSQENCTEEREVAALRLTARSQASVTFKDVAMDFTPEEWGRLDPTQRDVMLENYRNLVSLWLPVSKPENHSLENGKEPLLLERKAPKSSCSDSETSPRSKDSTSVQDFSKEESCQVAVIDRLTRDSVCDSSTETTLDCKDWLENQQGSQERHWRGMFTHMNSLPEERAPEHDVYWKTLGQKSVLLTQDRVPKGPYAFHTLEKRLKQKSTLMKKQRTYKEKKPHKCNDCGELFTYHSVLIRHQRVHTGEKPYSCADCGKSFSHRANLTKHQRTHTRILFECSECKKAFTESASLAIHQRIHIGERPYECGECGKGFNRSTHLVQHQLIHTGVKPYECNECDKAFIHSSALIKHQRTHTGEKPYKCQECGKAFSHCSSLTKHQRVHTGEKPYECSECGKTFSQSTHLVQHQRIHTGEKPYECHECGKTFSRSSNFAKHQRIHIGKKPYKCNECSKAFIHSSALIQHQRTHTGEKPYRCNECGKSFKCSSSLIRHQRIHMEEQP